The following proteins are encoded in a genomic region of Chiloscyllium plagiosum isolate BGI_BamShark_2017 unplaced genomic scaffold, ASM401019v2 scaf_44879, whole genome shotgun sequence:
- the LOC122545658 gene encoding protein-glutamine gamma-glutamyltransferase K-like, which yields MVYLKYDSPFIFAEVNSDKVYWQRQADGSFQKVHVEKKVVGHKLSTKAVGSDEREDITDSYKYPEGTDEERIAVVTACRHGSRPETYGDECACDVDVTVSTEDGVIMGQDFTVTVSLTNTSSECRSLTLLVQAVVMYYTGVVKGTFKRDKHEVLLEPHK from the exons GTGAACAGCGACAAGGTCTACTGGCAGAGGCAGGCTGACGGAAGCTTCCAGAAAGTCCACGTGGAGAAGAAGGTGGTGGGTCACAAGCTCAGCACCAAGGCCGTGGGCTCCGATGAGCGGGAGGACATCACGGACAGCTACAAGTACCCCgagg GGACGGATGAGGAGCGCATCGCCGTGGTGACGGCCTGTCGTCATGGCAGCCGTCCCGAGACGTACGGAGACGAGTGTGCCTGCGACGTGGACGTTACCGTCAGCACCGAGGATGGCGTCATCATGGGCCAGGACTTCACCGTCACCGTCAGCCTGACCAACACCAGCTCGGAGTGCCGCTCTCTGACCCTCCTCGTCCAGGCTGTCGTCATGTACTACACCGGTGTGGTCAAGGGCACCTTCAAAAGGGACAAGCATGAAGTGCTGCTGGAGCCTCACAAAG